The Notolabrus celidotus isolate fNotCel1 chromosome 6, fNotCel1.pri, whole genome shotgun sequence nucleotide sequence CCTGCTGACTAAAAACAGGAGATGAGAGTGACACATTTATTGTTAAAAGCTTGTCTAAAAAGTATTACAgccacagaaaacaacagcaggtaGTAAGTAGGACAAAGTAAAATGTGTAAGTCTCATACCTTTATAAGGACAATATATTTTAGAATTTGAAGAAATGTTGGAACACATGGgggctaaccctaatcctaaccctaaccctattaataaccctaaccctaatcgtaacacaAAACCTAaacataactctaaccctaaacatatccctaaccctaaagataaccgtaaccctaatcataaccctaaccctaaaaataaccctaaccctaatcataaccctaatcataaccctgattgtaaccctaaacctattcATAATCTTAACcataactctaatcataaccctgattgtaaccctaaacctattcATAACCTTACACATAACcgtaataataaccctaacacttttcataaccataaccctaatcataacccaaaatctattcataaccttaaccctattcataaccctaaccctaaccctaaccctaaccctaaatataaccctaaccctcttcacaaccctaaccctaattgtaaccctaaccctaatcataacccaaaccctaatcataaccctaaccctattcataaccaaaccctaaccctaaccctattcataacccaatccctaatcataaccctaatcataaccctaaccctaatcataacccaaccctaaccctaatcataaccgtaatcataaccctaaccctaaacataaccctaatccttatcataaccctaaccctattcataatccaaccctattcataacccaaaccctgtTCATAATccaaccctattcacaaccctcaTCCTATTCATAACAcaaaccctattcataacccaaaccctaaacataacccttaccctattcATAACACaagccctaatcataaccctaaccctattcataacccaaacccttatcataaccctaaccctatacataacccaaacccttatcataacccaaacccttatcataaccctaaccctaatcataacgttgaccctaatcataactgtataatttttaatttaCCTTAAATTAACAACTGAAGCTGTATTGTTTGTCTccttaatgtttgtttatgtatgatgctcCTTCTGAAAGTACCCATTGTtagttaaataaagttgaaaaaaaaaacaaaaaacggaACACTGTCGCATGTAGTGACGTCACATTGTCTCCTGTAAGAGTTTGTTTTGAAGAGATGTCAGCCGAGTCAACGAATGAACTCTTTATGTTGCAGgtaaacaataaagaaacaaataagAAATCCTAGTTCGCAACAGTAAGtataacatttgttatataCATATACCTATCGTGATCTGTCAGCATCTTAGCTCTTAGCAATTTAACATGAACTCATTCTGACTTAATAGAAGGACTCTCAGTTCTTCCACGTTTGCATGAAAAGAAGGTTACTTATCGTACTGTAGCGTGCTAACGATTAATTAGCACAATAATTAATAATCAGATAGAAATTCAGCACTTTAATGGAGATGACGATCAATGTCTATGCTATACAGTTTCTTAAGTGTGTGATAGGTCACTTCATAACTTGTTCTTGCCTTGGACTTTGATTTCGCGTGGttgacaaagtacacagcttcattacttaagtcaaagtatagatcctccatgtcaaatattactccaatacaagtgaaagttgctctgtcaaattattacttgagttaaagtactggagtacttgcttttaaaaatacttaagtattcaaagtacttcttaaaaaaatctgtaaacattggattttcacaaagcataaaTGCAGTCAGGAATACATacaggagtacattctgttacatcatgtttatttagaaaatcttacttgaaatctctaaaactctaccatggaataaaaacagcaactaagttactccaagcacagacaacttagtttgaaatctTCATCTGGAgttatacaaatgttacatagctcaacacgctttctcaggttggacagtgaatgtttgtatgtttgggcagagtgggaaacagggagaacatttcaaacgatacatgtcattcttcattttaaaaacctctaacaaaggctgaagatatggacatgggtgctcaggtggagaattatagccatcattaccacctctaaatgaactgcctgatctgagtgaaatttgctgtgtttgcacgatatacaggtatgactaaaccactgagacaaacagaactacacaaacacattttactgtcttagggatcagatttcagaaaagagaaggaaattcatgagctgggttcaaagcaaaagtagtgaataactagagcattgatagaaatgtagtggactaaaaagtacaataattgtcttctaaatgtagtggagtaaaagtgatatgtttactcaaaaaatgttactcaagtaaagtacagatactcaaaaaatttacttaaaggcactatgaggagtttttaactggctgagaaacagactgaaactgatactgatgcctctttatgacccttaaaagcaaacaagaccatctacaacaacactgataccttctctgttgtcattttaatgtctaaaactgctctgagggggtaggtgttagaacagatgattgacatcttgctttagaaacacccttttttggctgttttcattgcaaataatcacattgtgagataagtctaaatgttaaaagacaacaggatgaggttattgtctgaagaaattattttgcatgtacaggacaagagataagaggtatcactttgtccacaagggggtgccagaatcgatacaagctaaaagttcctcacagcagctttaagtacagtactcaagtaaatttactctgttactgtccactaCTGATAATTTCTGACGTACGCATCTATTCTTTGCAGCCGTTCTCCACTTGTTTACCACTGAAACTGGACAGCAACCATGGACATTAAAGGCAAGACGACAGCCAATTTAAAGCAGTTTGATATTGGGAACAAGTTGTCCTATTTGCCGGTTCTGCCCAAAGCCTCAGTTCTGATCCCACTCTTTGTTAGGAATGGACAGCTGTACACCTTGTTGACCCTGCGTTCAGAAAAGGTAATCCGAATTGATGTCAGCCGTATAAGAAGAATGCACTGTTGTCTGACTAAACTCCTGACTCATTTGTGTCTGCAGCTGAGGTCCAGTGCTGGTGAAGTGTGTTTTCCAGGTGGGAAAAGGGACCCCAGTGACAAGGATGATATTGAAACAGCtctgagagaggcagaggaggagatagGTCTACCTTCTGATGGTGTTGAGGTGGTCTCTACATTGTTCCCTATCATTAATAAGGTAGGGAAATATACATAACCTTACTTTACAGGGTCTTGGGCTGCTTTGAGTCCATCTCAATCTAAAGTTTCCCTTCTCATCATTGTGTCTTCTAACAGAGTGGTTTGTTGGTGACCCCAGTGGTCAGCTTCATCGAGGAGTCCTTTCATCCGAGTCCGAATCCCGCTGAAGTTAGTGAAGTGTTCACAGTTCCTCTGGACTTCTTCATCAGGGAGAAGGATCACTATGCTCCTCACGACGCTGCTGGGACGGGAGGGCCAATGCACTTTTTTCTTTATGAGGACCCTGAATCAGGAAGCCAGTATCACATATGGGGCCTGACTGCCATGTTGGCTATAGTGGTTGCTGTTTTAGCTCTGAGGAAAAGCCCTGAGTTTGAAGTTGGTTTTGACACAGAGGACCCCTTATCTTTCTTTAAACAGGTGCTAGACAGAAGAATTAGTAAACTATGACTCTGTAGGTTCTTGATACTTGAAGCTGTATTTGTTGATTGTTGATAATTTATTGCACTCACTGTGAAAATTCCAGTGCAATGTGAAACTTTgtagaaattaaaattaaaacaaaatgtatttttttaacaagtGTATTATTAAATTTAGGGGAAGACAAGAAGCAAATAAGGATGCTTAGacttttttattaattcatttaatgTAGCAGCAGGATTACAGATATAAACAAAAGAGTATACAAATGTCCAGACCAAGGCAAAGTAcatgtaaataataaatcagaTGTATAATAACACACTAGGGTTGACCTTTAGTCCGACTGCAGGGTCTTAAGGCTAGATACTTAAGCTTAAGCTACACAGAATGGACAAAACAGAACTGTTGGAGGATGTGAAATAGAAAGTGAACTAGGAAAAGTGAGCAAACTGATTACACACAAGATAAAGCTCACACTATTGGCAATTAACAGTTAATTCATTATGGTTGCTCCTTTTGATCAAACAATTCACAGCAACAATAGTAATGTTGACAAGCACATCAACACAGGAAAGCTCTCCATTAAAACAATCTCCTCTGTCTCGTCCCTTTTACCTCACATGTACAATCTCATGAGGCATAAAAGCATTTTCAACAGAAAATGAACAAGTCGAAAATTTGTTGGTGAAGCTGCACAATATAATGTTGAGAGAACTCATTCTGATATCTTGCAATGGATGTATAAATACAGAGTGTTCAAACTGAAATGTGTTGGATGAGTTATGGTTATGCTTGTGTTaggaaataataatatatatctGAATCACTGAAAGGAATCTGGATCTTAAACATtccaaaaacagaaaaggacaAGGAGCCAAATAGCAATGACACACAAGGGACACCAGTAAACACAGCAGATTAACAGTTAAGTTATCAAGGCACACAGAGTTCTGTTGAAAGCATCACAATTGAAATTCAAGATACCCCTGCAGTATACttcacatttaaatataaatggatATTCAATTACATTACTGAAGGACAAAACTGATATTGTGTAAAGATTTGTGTGCTATCTTCACCGTTAAATTCATGTTCCACATGGTTTTTTTTCTGAGTGGAAGTGGCTATTTGGAGAGTCAGACTGAGCATCCTGGACTTGCTCAAAATGAAACAGCTTGAACATGACACTACATCACAACCCACCACAAAACACTCTGACAAATGTACAGTGATACAATTGACAGTTGGTGCCACACCATGATTCCCCTCTGCCTAGAAACACGACCTCTAAAACTGTAATTGGTCCGATGTTAGATGTAGAGCAAGCTCTATGTCCACACCATGAGGTAAAATTTACATTCATGAAACTGAAGTCACAGGTTGGCTTTCTGTGTTGGTATGGCTTTAAGAGGCATCGCTGTTCCGCACTTCTCCTGCAAACATCATGTGCTCTTAAACTCCTCAGATCTAGAGGAATGGAATGCTTGGAAACATCACTACTGCGCTCTAACCTGACCTACAGTTAATGGATAAGTCAAAGTGCCATTTGAGATGCAAATAAAGAAgttaaatcaaaacacacacacacacgcacacacacaagaaaacgAGCCCATGTATTATGTTACACAGGTTGGGTAAAAGTAATGTTGAAACAATGTGACTTATGTTCCAACATTTTTGCTCAACGTTCCCTTGATGACATTTCTAAGTTCAGTCATACACTTGACAATACAACCTGCGCTTCATTTCATGAAAACATAACAGCAATGATATTATGTGCTATGAGCATAAACCAAAAGTTTAGTTTTACAAAAATACTCTACATTTTGATACATGGATACAAAATTCTAAAAAAGATAAGTTACTTTAAAATGGATCACTAAGAGCTGCAGGACAAAATAGCATGActatgaaaatgtaaacaaatgtgtATGAGCAATGCTATTCTAACGTTTGAATTATTCTCAAAATTGGCTTTTTGATAGTGCCAAATTGGCTACTGAAGTAGATATGGAAAGtacatcagtgtttgttttttttgcatcaaaaaATAGAGTAATGTAATGAGAAAATATCAAATTGGTGGAAATGTTAGAGAATTAACTGATCCATGAAACAAAGTACCGTACATATCTTTTATAAATCTTGTACTTAAAACAACATGCTGAAATGCTATTCATATAAGAGCTGCATAATTTAAACGAGTAAGTACAAATGAGTAAACATTATGAGGGCATTTGATAGGACAAGTATGAGACAAAATGACGATGGTTCACAACAGGAGCTTTGGTATGCCTGGGTGCTCTCCAGTCTGACCCCGCAACAACAGCCAGCTCTCTAGACTCAACTCTGCCTCCAAACTAACAAATAATGTCAGTGCTATTGATATACAAGTAGAAACTGTTATGTACTAACATCACATCAGAAGTGCCCCATCACTCCTGCACATAGCACCATGGATAGATCAAAATGGCGGCCTCTATGTAACAGAGATTTCATAAACCAGTAAGTCCCCTGTTCACAACACAAGGGACGGGTACTGGATGCCAACTTCACATGGTGCCAGCCTGCACACGGTACCAACACTGACAAAAacttaaatatttaacacaacACAAGGTAAAACAGTCTCAAGTGACAGATTGAACAGCAAATAGTACAAATAGCAATACAATGAATATCCTTCATTTCAATTCACAAACTAAATGAATCAATATTTTA carries:
- the nudt7 gene encoding peroxisomal coenzyme A diphosphatase NUDT7, coding for MDIKGKTTANLKQFDIGNKLSYLPVLPKASVLIPLFVRNGQLYTLLTLRSEKLRSSAGEVCFPGGKRDPSDKDDIETALREAEEEIGLPSDGVEVVSTLFPIINKSGLLVTPVVSFIEESFHPSPNPAEVSEVFTVPLDFFIREKDHYAPHDAAGTGGPMHFFLYEDPESGSQYHIWGLTAMLAIVVAVLALRKSPEFEVGFDTEDPLSFFKQVLDRRISKL